One segment of Brassica napus cultivar Da-Ae chromosome C3, Da-Ae, whole genome shotgun sequence DNA contains the following:
- the LOC106428777 gene encoding uncharacterized protein LOC106428777, protein MASRKHFFGKPNYIYPQPEPEMSENDENVFEFDESDIHNLGDHRLPSSFEAKRSISISRLRRKPAKVGDSSVSVNRKAPKTGSLPVNIPDWSKILKSEYRSHVVVPDDDTDEDDEDEEDTNGGDTAAATGGRRIIPPHEYLARRRGSSFTMHEGIGGTAKGRDLKILRNVIWEKIGFLD, encoded by the coding sequence ATGGCGTCAAGGAAGCATTTTTTTGGCAAGCCTAACTACATCTATCCCCAACCAGAACCAGAGATGTCCGAAAACGACGAGAATGTCTTTGAGTTCGACGAATCTGATATTCATAACTTAGGCGATCACCGGTTACCGAGTTCATTTGAGGCCAAGAGATCGATATCAATCTCTCGATTACGGAGAAAACCGGCGAAAGTCGGAGATTCCTCTGTTTCCGTTAACCGGAAAGCGCCAAAGACCGGTTCGCTTCCGGTTAACATTCCGGATTGGTCGAAGATTCTGAAGAGTGAGTATAGGAGCCATGTGGTGGTACCAGACGACGACACCGACGAAGATGACGAGGACGAGGAAGACACCAACGGCGGTGACACGGCGGCGGCGACGGGAGGAAGGCGGATCATTCCGCCGCACGAGTATTTAGCACGGCGGAGAGGGTCGTCGTTCACGATGCACGAAGGGATCGGTGGAACGGCTAAGGGAAGAGATCTAAAGATATTGAGGAACGTGATTTGGGAGAAGATTGGATTTCTGGATTAG
- the LOC111204202 gene encoding adenosine kinase 2, with product MASSNNYDGILLGMGNPLLDISAVVDEAFLTKYDVKLNNAILAEEKHLPMYDEMSSKFNVEYIAGGATQNSIKVAQWMLQIPGATSYMGSIGKDKYGEAMKKDATAAGLNVHYYEDESAPTGTCGVCVVGGERSLIANLSAANCYKVDHLKKPENWALVEKAKFYYIAGFFLTVSPESIQLVSEHAAANNKVFTMNLSAPFICEFFKDAQEKFLPYMDFVFGNETEAITFSRVHGWETEDVEQIAIKISQLPKATGTYKRTTVITQGADPVVVAQDGKVTKYPVIPLPKEKLVDTNGAGDAFVGGFMSQLVKEKSIEECVKAGCYASNVVIQRSGCTYPEKPDFN from the exons ATGGCTTCCTCTAACAACTACGACGGGATCCTTCTCGGAATGGGAAACCCTCTCCTCGATATCTCTGCCGTCGTCGACGAGGCTTTTCTCACCAA ATACGACGTGAAGTTGAACAATGCGATTCTCGCCGAGGAGAAGCATTTGCCTAT GTATGATGAGATGAGTAGCAAGTTCAATGTTGAATACATTGCCGGAG gtgcTACTCAGAACTCTATCAAAGTGGCTCAG TGGATGCTTCAAATTCCTGGGGCAACCAGCTACATGGGCTCCATCGGAAAGGACAAATACGGTGAGGCTATGAAGAAGGATGCCACAGCTGCTGGTCTCAAT gtTCACTATTATGAAGATGAGTCTGCACCTACCGGAACTTGCGGTGTGTGTGTTGTCGGTGGAGAAAGGTCTCTTATTGCCAATCTCTCTGCTGCAAACTGCTACAAGGTTGACCACCTTAAGAAGCCTGAAAACTGGGCACTCG TTGAGAAGGCCAAGTTCTACTACATCGCTGGATTCTTCCTGACGGTTTCTCCTGAATCCATTCAGTTGGTTTCTGAGCATGCTGCTGCCAACAACAAGGTGTTCACAATGAACCTCTCTGCTCCATTCATCTGTGAATTCTTCAAAGATGCGCAGGAGAAGTTCTTGCC GTACATGGACTTTGTCTTTGGCAATGAGACAGAGGCAATCACCTTCTCCAGGGTTCATGGCTGGGAG acCGAAGATGTGGAGCAAATAGCCATCAAGATTTCACAGCTTCCCAAGGCCACAGGAACATACAAGAGGACCACCGTGATTACACAGGGGGCAGACCCAGTGGTCGTTGCTCAAGATGGAAAGGTGACGAAGTACCCTGTGATCCCTCTCCCAAAGGAGAAGCTTGTTGACACCAACGGTGCAG GTGATGCATTTGTGGGAGGATTCATGTCACAGTTGGTGAAGGAGAAGTCCATTGAGGAGTGCGTGAAGGCCGGATGCTACGCATCGAACGTGGTGATCCAAAGATCTGGCTGCACTTACCCTGAGAAGCCAGACTTCAACTAA
- the LOC111204201 gene encoding isocitrate dehydrogenase [NAD] catalytic subunit 5, mitochondrial has protein sequence MTMAANFARRLIGNRSSQILGTANSTSTAATSAARTFCSSTTPITATLFPGDGIGPEIAESVKKVFTTAGVPINWEEHYVSTEIDPRTQSFLTWESLESVRRNKVGLKGPMATPIGKGHRSLNLTLRKELNLYANVRPCYSLPGYKTRYDDVNLITIRENTEGEYSGLEHQVVRGVVESLKIITRQASLRVAEYAFHYAKTHGRERVSAIHKANIMQKTDGLFLKCCREVAEKYPEITYEEVVIDNCCMMLVKNPALFDVLVMPNLYGDIISDLCAGLVGGLGLTPSCNIGEDGVALAEAVHGSAPDIAGKNLANPTALLLSGVMMLRHLKLNEQAEQIHSAIINTIAEGKYRTADLGGSSTTTDFTKAICDHL, from the exons ATGACCATGGCAGCAAACTTCGCGAGACGGCTGATCGGAAACCGATCGAGCCAGATCCTTGGGACGGCGAACTCCACCTCAACCGCAGCCACTTCCGCCGCTAGGACTTTCTGCTCCTCCACCACTCCAATCACCGCAACCTTGTTCCCTGGCGACGGGATCGGCCCCGAGATCGCTGAATCCGTCAAAAAG GTGTTTACAACGGCCGGTGTGCCGATTAACTGGGAAGAACATTATGTTAGCACTGAGATTGATCCGAGAACGCAGAGTTTCTTGACGTGGGAGAGTCTCGAATCCGTGCGTAGAAACAAAGTTGGTCTGAAAGGTCCAATGGCGACTCCTATCGGGAAAGGTCACCGTTCTTTGAACTTGACTCTTAGGAAAGAGCTGAATCTATACGCCAATGTTAGACCCTGCTACAGTCTTCCTGGTTACAAGACTCGTTACGACGATGTTAATCTCATCACCATTAGGGAGAACACTGAGGGAGAGTACAGTGGGCTTGAACATCAG GTTGTTAGAGGTGTGGTGGAGAGTCTTAAGATCATTACACGTCAGGCGAGTTTGAGAGTTGCGGAGTATGCTTTTCACTATGCTAAGACTCATGGGAGAGAGAGGGTTTCTGCTATTCATAAAGCTAATATTATGCAGAAAACTGATGGTCTTTTCCTCAAG tGTTGTCGTGAGGTTGCTGAGAAGTATCCTGAGATAACTTACGAGGAGGTTGTTATCGACAACTGCTGTATGATG CTTGTGAAAAACCCAGCACTGTTTGACGTATTGGTGATGCCAAACCTGTACGGTGACATTATCAGCGACTTGTGTGCTGGATTGGTTGGAGGACTAGGATTGACTCCGAG TTGTAATATAGGGGAAGATGGAGTAGCCTTAGCTGAAGCAGTTCACGGTTCTGCTCCTGATATCGCTGGAAAG AACTTGGCGAACCCAACAGCGTTGCTACTGAGTGGAGTGATGATGTTACGCCACCTGAAGCTGAACGAACAAGCAGAACAGATACACAGCGCAATCATCAACACCATAGCCGAGGGGAAATACAGAACGGCGGATCTTGGAGGTAGTTCGACCACCACGGACTTCACAAAGGCAATCTGTGACCATCTCTGA
- the LOC111204200 gene encoding BTB/POZ domain-containing protein At5g03250, translated as MAFMRLGSKSEAFHREGQTWLCTTGLVSDVTIEVGDMKFHLHKFPLLSRSGLLEKLIEESSSDDGSSCVLSLDDIPGGGKTFELITKFCYGVKIELTAFNVVSLRCAAEYLEMTDNYGEGNLVGMTETFLNEVFGNWTDSIKALQTCEDVTDHAEDLHIISRCVDSLAIKACADPSLFNWPKNATSGQNTEDESHLWNGISPSGKMLQPTGEDWWFDDASFLNLSLFKRLITAIESRGMKLENISMAVMYYTKKHVPLMNRQVTMDEQVIETPNTSEAEQKDALEEIIGLLPTKKGVNPTKFLLRLLQTAMVLHTSQSSRENLERLIGNQLEQAALVDLLIPNMGYSETLYDVECVLRMIEQFVSSTEQAGIVPSPCIIEEGHLVKDGAEMLTPPTLVATLVDGYLAEVAPDVNLKLAKFEAIAAAVPDYARPLDDGVYHAVDVFLKAHPWITDSEREHICRLMNCQKLSLEASAHAAQNERLPLRVIVQVLFFEQLRLRTSISSWFFVSENLDNPEHQNGGNGCVLKPRGENVRERVSELEKECMSMKQELQKLVRSKRSWKNFTRKLNFKKKSECCKPKDQEKQAN; from the exons ATGGCGTTTATGAGACTTGGCTCCAAATCCGAAGCTTTCCATCGCGAAGGCCAAACTTG GCTTTGCACCACAGGATTGGTGAGTGATGTTACCATAGAAGTTGGAGACATGAAGTTTCATCTCCACAAG TTTCCATTGCTCTCTAGAAGTGGGCTtcttgagaagctaatcgaagaGTCTTCAAGTGATGATGGATCAAGCTGTGTTTTGAGTCTAGATGACATACCCGGAGGCGGCAAAACGTTCGAactcataacaaaattttgctACGGTGTGAAAATCGAGCTTACTGCATTCAACGTTGTTAGCCTAAGATGTGCAGCCGAGTACCTTGAGATGACTGATAACTACGGAGAAGGGAATCTTGTCGGTATGACAGAGACTTTCCTCAACGAAGTGTTTGGTAACTGGACAGACTCCATCAAAGCTCTTCAGACATGCGAGGACGTAACTGATCACGCTGAAGATCTTCACATCATCTCGAGGTGTGTTGATTCTTTAGCTATCAAAGCTTGTGCTGACCCAAGCCTTTTCAACTGGCCCAAGAACGCAACGAGCGGGCAGAACACTGAAGATGAATCTCACTTGTGGAACGGAATCTCACCGTCGGGAAAGATGCTGCAACCAACAG GTGAAGATTGGTGGTTTGATGATGCTTCTTTTCTCAACTTGTCTCTCTTCAAAAGACTCATTACAGCTATCGAATCACGAGGCATGAAGCTTGAGAACATCTCCATGGCTGTTATGTACTATACAAAGAAACATGTTCCTCTAATGAATAGACAAGTGACCATGGATGAGCAAGTGATCGAGACACCGAACACTTCTGAAGCCGAACAAAAAGATGCTCTCGAAGAGATTATCGGTTTGCTTCCGACCAAGAAAGGTGTAAACCCGACCAAGTTTCTCCTCAGGCTGCTTCAGACCGCGATGGTGTTGCACACAAGCCAATCCTCGAGGGAGAATCTTGAGAGACTTATAGGAAACCAGCTTGAGCAAGCTGCTTTAGTGGATCTTCTGATACCAAACATGGGATACTCTGAAACGCTTTATGATGTTGAGTGCGTTCTGAGGATGATAGAACAGTTTGTCTCATCGACCGAACAAGCAGGCATCGTCCCTTCTCCTTGCATCATCGAAGAAGGACATTTGGTGAAGGATGGAGCCGAAATGCTAACTCCTCCAACGCTAGTGGCAACTCTTGTCGACGGTTATCTAGCTGAGGTGGCACCTGATGTTAACTTGAAGCTGGCGAAGTTTGAAGCCATAGCTGCTGCTGTCCCTGATTATGCAAGACCACTAGACGATGGAGTCTATCATGCAGTTGACGTGTTCTTGAAG GCACATCCTTGGATTACAGATTCGGAAAGAGAGCATATATGTAGACTCATGAACTGCCAGAAGCTCTCACTGGAAGCTAGCGCACATGCAGCTCAGAACGAGAGGCTGCCTCTTAGGGTGATTGTTCAGGTTCTCTTTTTCGAGCAGCTTAGGCTCAGGACATCTATATCAAGCTGGTTCTTTGTCTCTGAGAATCTAGACAACCCGGAGCACCAGAATGGTGGCAATGGTTGTGTACTTAAACCTAGAGGTGAGAACGTGAGGGAACGAGTTTCTGAGCTGGAGAAAGAGTGCATGAGCATGAAACAAGAACTTCAGAAGCTGGTGAGGTCTAAAAGAAGCTGGAAGAATTTCACCAGGAAGCTTAATTTCAAGAAGAAATCAGAATGTTGCAAGCCTAAGGATCAAGAAAAGCAAGCCAATTAA